From Streptomyces yatensis, one genomic window encodes:
- a CDS encoding phosphatase PAP2 family protein gives MPHTVPRAGAAQGSRPRWWTELPLIAVVYAAYSAGRLLARGDVSTAVDHGLAILHFEQRLNIDFESPLNDLFTAHALLGIPADFAYASLHYVLTPAILLWMWKRRKASDYRFLRTWLLVSTIIGLIGFTLLPTCPPRLLEAGHGFVDTMAQYRSYGWWGGDASAPRGLGGLTNQYAAMPSLHVGWALWCGVALWRHGRSTWAKIGAVGYPLTITLVVMGTANHYFLDAVAGAATMALGALLTRPALRLTESLRSRLRPARETVTASRNAGVPANVGDKCETSARERERIPRQQGRGADRQRTDGAADDGGRGAGAGTSGRGATAGGSAPAAGDGAAAAAR, from the coding sequence ATGCCCCATACGGTGCCCCGTGCCGGAGCAGCACAGGGCAGTCGGCCCCGTTGGTGGACCGAACTGCCGCTCATAGCGGTGGTGTACGCCGCCTACTCGGCCGGTCGGCTGCTGGCCCGCGGCGACGTGTCCACCGCCGTCGATCATGGTCTGGCGATCCTCCATTTCGAACAGCGTCTGAACATCGACTTCGAGTCGCCGCTGAACGATCTGTTCACGGCCCACGCGCTCCTGGGCATACCGGCGGACTTCGCCTACGCCTCGCTGCACTACGTCCTGACCCCCGCGATCCTGCTGTGGATGTGGAAGCGCCGTAAGGCGTCGGACTACCGCTTTCTGCGCACCTGGCTGCTGGTATCCACGATCATCGGGCTCATCGGCTTCACGCTGCTGCCGACCTGCCCGCCGCGGCTTCTGGAGGCGGGCCACGGCTTCGTCGACACCATGGCGCAGTACCGCTCGTACGGCTGGTGGGGCGGGGACGCCAGCGCACCGCGCGGACTGGGCGGGCTGACCAACCAGTACGCGGCGATGCCCAGCCTCCATGTGGGATGGGCGCTGTGGTGCGGGGTCGCCCTGTGGCGGCACGGACGCTCCACGTGGGCCAAGATCGGCGCGGTCGGCTATCCGCTGACGATCACGCTCGTGGTGATGGGCACCGCCAACCACTACTTCCTGGACGCGGTCGCCGGCGCCGCCACCATGGCGCTCGGGGCGCTGCTGACGCGCCCCGCGCTGCGGCTCACGGAGTCGCTGCGCAGCCGCCTGCGTCCCGCCCGCGAGACCGTCACCGCCTCCCGAAACGCGGGTGTGCCCGCGAATGTCGGTGACAAGTGCGAGACTTCGGCGCGTGAACGGGAACGGATCCCCCGACAGCAGGGCAGGGGCGCGGACAGGCAACGCACCGACGGTGCCGCGGACGACGGCGGCCGGGGAGCCGGTGCCGGTACCAGCGGCCGGGGAGCCACCGCGGGCGGTTCGGCCCCCGCGGCAGGTGACGGGGCTGCGGCAGCGGCTCGCTGA
- a CDS encoding histidine phosphatase family protein, with product MPPRILLARHGQTRWSLSGKHTGRTDIPLLDEGRRGAKLLGERLHHGPWAGLPDAEVRTSPLSRAKETCELAGFGDRAREWDALLEWDYGAYEGMTPAEIKAARPDWLIWRDGVPEGESIASIAARADEVVAWARSADRDVLVFAHGHILRTLGARWLGHDVSFAARIRLDPTSLSVLGWAYGEPAIERWNDTGHLD from the coding sequence ATGCCCCCACGCATCCTCCTGGCCCGGCACGGACAGACGCGGTGGTCGCTCTCCGGGAAGCACACCGGCCGTACGGACATCCCGCTGCTGGACGAGGGGCGGCGCGGCGCCAAGCTGCTCGGCGAGCGGCTGCACCACGGCCCCTGGGCGGGCCTTCCGGACGCCGAGGTGCGCACCAGCCCGCTGTCGCGGGCGAAGGAGACCTGTGAGCTGGCGGGCTTCGGCGACCGGGCGCGGGAGTGGGACGCGCTCCTGGAGTGGGACTACGGCGCGTACGAGGGGATGACCCCCGCCGAGATCAAGGCCGCCCGGCCCGACTGGCTCATCTGGCGCGACGGGGTGCCCGAGGGCGAGTCGATCGCCTCGATCGCGGCGCGGGCCGACGAGGTCGTGGCGTGGGCGCGCTCGGCCGACCGCGATGTGCTGGTCTTCGCCCATGGCCACATCCTGAGGACACTGGGCGCCCGTTGGCTCGGCCATGACGTCTCCTTCGCCGCCCGGATCCGGCTCGATCCGACGTCCCTGTCGGTGCTCGGCTGGGCCTACGGCGAACCCGCCATCGAGCGCTGGAACGACACCGGCCATCTCGACTGA
- a CDS encoding tetratricopeptide repeat protein, which translates to MTPLPEPPPPRPNTAFRRLRGQLSPAEFAASVRRAALEIGEQVSCDARYIGRVESGAIRCPNYAYERVFRHMFPGRTLTDLGFASRESVRGHQARGPMGPPVPVPLSVPVSLPGPRPGPPEPQGRGTVDIFEESELLRRSFMAGGAAAAAVAAAPRTGTPPRRAGRRVGEAEAAAVEEAVRRIRLLDDRHGADSLYAHTAKPLSAAYALLDAGGYSRSIAERLFAGAGELAISVGWLAHDSGRLSDARSHYAEALATARVSGDAALETHAFCNTAFLARDAGRPREAVRAAQAAQRVAERLASPRLLSLLALREAGGLAWLPDRGGCERALLRARTQFGRGPCDADPEWMSFFGEAELEGLEAQCWSALGDWKRAVEHARHAVALQNPHFTRNIALFTTELASDLVAGGAPDAAAAAAGRALGLLDQVKSSRIRRMLDDTARILRPYGRDEAVADFLDRHEATVTRPETAGRACPV; encoded by the coding sequence ATGACGCCGCTTCCGGAGCCCCCGCCTCCCCGGCCGAACACCGCGTTCCGCCGACTGCGCGGACAGCTCTCGCCCGCCGAGTTCGCGGCGTCCGTGCGCCGCGCGGCCCTCGAGATCGGCGAGCAGGTCTCCTGCGACGCCCGCTATATCGGCCGTGTCGAGTCGGGAGCGATCCGCTGCCCCAACTACGCGTACGAGCGGGTCTTCCGCCATATGTTCCCCGGCCGCACCCTTACGGATCTCGGCTTCGCCTCCCGTGAGTCGGTGCGCGGCCACCAGGCCCGCGGCCCCATGGGCCCTCCCGTACCCGTACCCCTGTCCGTCCCCGTATCCCTCCCCGGCCCGCGCCCCGGGCCTCCCGAGCCCCAGGGCAGGGGGACCGTCGACATCTTCGAGGAGAGCGAACTGCTACGGCGCTCGTTCATGGCCGGTGGGGCGGCGGCCGCCGCCGTGGCCGCCGCGCCCCGGACCGGAACGCCGCCCCGGCGGGCGGGACGGCGAGTGGGGGAGGCCGAGGCCGCCGCCGTGGAGGAGGCCGTACGGCGGATCCGGTTACTGGACGACCGGCACGGCGCCGATTCCCTCTACGCGCACACCGCCAAGCCGCTGAGCGCCGCCTACGCGCTGCTCGACGCGGGCGGCTACAGCCGCTCCATCGCCGAGCGGCTCTTCGCGGGCGCCGGTGAACTGGCCATCTCGGTGGGCTGGCTGGCCCATGACTCCGGGCGGCTGTCCGACGCGCGGTCCCACTACGCCGAGGCCCTGGCCACCGCGCGGGTCTCCGGCGACGCCGCCCTGGAGACCCACGCGTTCTGCAACACCGCCTTCCTCGCCCGCGACGCCGGCCGCCCCCGCGAGGCCGTAAGGGCGGCACAGGCGGCCCAGCGGGTCGCCGAGCGGCTCGCCTCGCCGCGGCTGCTGTCGCTGCTCGCGCTGCGCGAGGCCGGGGGGCTCGCCTGGCTGCCCGACCGGGGCGGCTGCGAGCGGGCGCTGCTGCGCGCCCGGACGCAGTTCGGGCGCGGGCCCTGCGACGCCGACCCCGAGTGGATGAGCTTCTTCGGGGAGGCCGAACTGGAGGGGCTGGAGGCGCAGTGCTGGTCGGCACTGGGCGACTGGAAACGCGCCGTGGAGCACGCCCGGCACGCGGTCGCCCTCCAGAACCCGCACTTCACGCGCAATATCGCGCTGTTCACCACGGAGTTGGCGAGCGATCTGGTGGCCGGGGGCGCGCCCGACGCGGCCGCCGCCGCGGCCGGCCGGGCCCTGGGCCTGCTGGACCAGGTGAAGTCGTCGCGGATCCGCCGGATGCTCGACGACACGGCCCGGATACTGCGTCCTTACGGTCGCGATGAGGCGGTCGCGGACTTCCTCGACCGCCATGAGGCGACCGTCACCCGCCCTGAGACGGCCGGCCGCGCCTGCCCGGTCTGA
- a CDS encoding spermidine synthase codes for MAKGTNKRAARGRGAARGRSPEPVTASVDGGLAELVPDRDRPRGWTLLLDGKPQSHVDLDDPAYLDFEYQRRFGHLADLVAPPGRPLHAVHLGGGAFTLARYIAATRPRSTQQIIEIDAPLVQFVRGELPLDPGDRIRVRGADARAGLAKVPDGWADLIIADVFSGARTPAHLTSVEFLAEVRRALRPDGWYAANLADGPPLAHLKAQIATARAAFAEVCLTADPALLRGRRFGNAVLLAADRDLPLAELTRRAAGDPHPARVEHGRALADFTGGAAPVTDATAAPSPAPPPAVFT; via the coding sequence ATGGCGAAAGGCACGAACAAGCGAGCCGCGCGCGGGCGCGGAGCGGCGCGGGGGCGCAGCCCCGAGCCGGTCACCGCATCCGTCGACGGGGGGCTCGCCGAGCTCGTGCCGGACCGGGACCGGCCGCGAGGCTGGACGCTGCTGCTCGACGGCAAGCCGCAGTCGCATGTGGATCTCGACGATCCCGCGTATCTCGACTTCGAGTACCAGCGCAGATTCGGCCATCTCGCCGATCTCGTCGCCCCTCCCGGCCGCCCGCTGCACGCGGTCCATCTGGGCGGCGGCGCCTTCACCCTCGCCCGCTACATCGCGGCGACCCGCCCGCGCTCCACCCAGCAGATCATCGAGATCGACGCCCCGCTCGTCCAGTTCGTCCGCGGTGAGCTGCCGCTGGACCCCGGCGACCGGATACGGGTGCGCGGCGCCGACGCCCGGGCCGGGCTCGCCAAGGTGCCCGACGGCTGGGCGGATCTGATCATCGCGGATGTCTTCAGCGGGGCCCGTACGCCCGCCCATCTCACCAGTGTGGAGTTCCTCGCCGAGGTGCGGCGCGCCCTGCGCCCGGACGGGTGGTACGCGGCGAATCTCGCCGACGGCCCGCCGCTGGCCCATCTCAAGGCCCAGATCGCCACCGCCCGCGCCGCGTTCGCCGAGGTGTGTCTGACCGCCGACCCCGCCCTGCTGCGCGGCCGCCGCTTCGGCAACGCCGTGCTGCTGGCCGCCGACCGCGATCTGCCGCTGGCCGAGCTCACCCGCCGGGCCGCCGGAGATCCGCACCCCGCCCGGGTCGAACACGGTCGCGCGCTCGCGGACTTCACCGGTGGCGCGGCCCCGGTCACCGACGCGACCGCCGCCCCCTCCCCGGCCCCGCCACCCGCCGTCTTCACCTGA
- a CDS encoding response regulator transcription factor yields the protein MASVLVVEDDQFVRSALIRQLTEASHTVRSVGTALEALREVAQIGFDVVILDLGLPDLDGAEALKMLRGITDVPVIVATARDDEGEIVRLLNDGADDYLVKPFSVAHLSARMTAVLRRVRGGGAGEPGRAAAPPAVLRVGGLAVDPLRRQAHLDGVTLDLTRREFDLLAYLAGRPGVVVPRRELLAEVWRQAYGDDQTIDVHLSWLRRKLGETAARPRYLHTLRGVGVKLEPPAEPT from the coding sequence ATGGCAAGTGTGCTCGTCGTCGAGGACGACCAGTTCGTACGCTCAGCCCTCATACGGCAGTTGACCGAGGCGTCCCATACCGTGCGCAGCGTCGGCACCGCCCTGGAGGCGTTGCGCGAGGTGGCACAGATCGGATTCGACGTCGTCATCCTGGACCTCGGCCTGCCCGATCTGGACGGGGCGGAGGCACTCAAGATGCTGCGCGGCATCACCGATGTGCCGGTCATCGTGGCCACCGCCCGTGACGACGAGGGCGAGATCGTCCGGCTGCTCAACGACGGCGCCGACGACTACCTGGTCAAGCCGTTCTCCGTGGCGCATCTCTCCGCCCGGATGACCGCCGTGCTGCGCCGGGTGCGCGGGGGCGGGGCGGGCGAGCCGGGCCGGGCGGCGGCGCCCCCGGCGGTGCTCCGGGTCGGCGGGCTGGCCGTCGATCCGCTGCGCCGCCAGGCCCACTTGGACGGGGTGACGCTCGATCTGACCCGGCGGGAATTCGATCTGCTGGCCTACCTCGCCGGGCGGCCCGGCGTCGTGGTGCCGCGCCGCGAGCTCCTCGCCGAGGTCTGGCGGCAGGCGTACGGGGACGACCAGACGATAGACGTCCATCTGTCCTGGCTGCGCCGCAAGCTGGGCGAGACGGCCGCCCGGCCGCGCTATCTCCATACGCTGCGCGGGGTCGGCGTCAAACTGGAGCCCCCGGCGGAGCCCACGTGA
- a CDS encoding HAMP domain-containing sensor histidine kinase, protein MRWALVKVCLAVTAMVVVAFAVPLGLVVKELARDRAFADAERQAATIGPALAITTERARLQRAVASTQAGGDGRMAVHVPDEPGEPGSGYDLGKSRAAKGELATARRLGRASVSDAPGGYALLQPTALGSGQVAVVEVFVPRGVVTSGVTTSWLVLAGVGLALIVGAVATADRLGTRLVRPAGRLADAAHDLGHGELGVRVPEDGPAELRAAAAAFNSMADQVVQLLAGERELAADLSHRLRTPLTVLRLNAASLGEGPAADQTRAAVAQLEREVDQIIRTARQQKTHTPSGCDASEVIRDRMEFWSALAEDEDRRVRLAGVDRTVRVPVARPELGAALDALLGNVFRHTPEGTAFAVDVHDGGDASNSVIILVSDAGPGIADPDAALRRGHGDGGPGSTGLGLDIVRRVAESTGGDLRIGRSVLGGTEVRVWLSLNGGGSADPGQRRRGRKRKTRGRARPKETAEH, encoded by the coding sequence GTGAGATGGGCCCTGGTCAAGGTCTGCCTGGCGGTCACCGCGATGGTGGTGGTCGCCTTCGCCGTACCGCTCGGCCTCGTCGTCAAGGAGCTGGCCCGGGACCGGGCGTTCGCCGACGCCGAGCGGCAGGCCGCCACCATCGGCCCGGCGCTCGCCATCACCACCGAGCGGGCGCGGCTGCAGCGCGCGGTGGCCAGCACCCAGGCGGGCGGGGACGGCCGGATGGCGGTGCATGTCCCCGATGAGCCGGGCGAGCCGGGGAGCGGCTACGACCTCGGCAAGAGCCGTGCGGCCAAGGGCGAGCTGGCCACCGCGCGGCGGCTGGGCCGCGCCTCGGTGTCCGACGCCCCCGGGGGCTACGCACTGCTCCAGCCGACCGCACTGGGCAGCGGTCAGGTCGCGGTCGTGGAGGTGTTCGTCCCGCGTGGGGTGGTCACCAGCGGGGTGACCACGTCCTGGCTGGTGCTGGCGGGGGTGGGTCTCGCGCTGATCGTCGGCGCGGTCGCCACCGCCGACCGGCTCGGCACCCGGCTGGTGCGTCCGGCCGGGCGGCTCGCCGACGCCGCCCACGACCTGGGCCATGGCGAGCTCGGGGTGCGGGTCCCGGAGGACGGCCCGGCCGAACTCCGCGCGGCCGCCGCCGCGTTCAACTCCATGGCCGACCAGGTGGTCCAGCTGCTGGCCGGTGAGCGCGAGCTGGCCGCCGACCTCTCCCACCGGCTCCGTACCCCGCTCACTGTGCTGCGCCTCAACGCCGCCTCGCTGGGCGAGGGACCGGCGGCCGACCAGACCCGCGCCGCCGTCGCCCAGTTGGAGCGCGAGGTCGACCAGATCATCCGCACCGCGCGCCAGCAGAAGACGCACACCCCGTCCGGCTGTGACGCCTCCGAGGTGATCCGGGACCGGATGGAGTTCTGGTCCGCGCTGGCCGAGGACGAGGACCGTAGGGTGCGGCTGGCCGGGGTCGACCGGACCGTACGGGTGCCGGTGGCCCGCCCCGAACTCGGCGCCGCGCTGGACGCCCTGCTCGGCAATGTCTTCCGGCACACGCCCGAGGGCACGGCGTTCGCGGTCGACGTGCACGATGGTGGGGACGCCAGCAACTCAGTGATCATCCTGGTCTCCGACGCGGGCCCCGGCATCGCCGACCCGGACGCGGCGCTCCGCCGCGGCCACGGCGACGGCGGCCCCGGCTCGACCGGCCTCGGCCTGGACATCGTGCGCCGGGTCGCGGAGTCCACGGGCGGCGATCTGCGGATCGGGCGGTCGGTGCTGGGCGGCACCGAGGTACGGGTGTGGCTCTCGCTGAACGGCGGCGGCTCCGCGGACCCGGGGCAGCGGCGGCGCGGCCGTAAGCGGAAGACCCGGGGCCGCGCCCGGCCCAAGGAGACCGCGGAGCATTAA
- a CDS encoding chitinase, producing the protein MSSTHRRKASRTTKAIGATVAAVVAGGTAFALSGAANAGTVSEKPAASEKAAAAASGGFAPYIDTSLYPAYDMVGTAEKTGVKQFNLAFITSGGGCTPKWGGVTEVGDNEVAKQTEKLRAAGGDVRVSFGGASGSELGLACTSADELAAAYGKVVDALKLTKVDFDIEGSALPNKEANTRRAQAIAKLQQSNPDLDVSFTLPVLPTGLTQDGVDLVADAKKNGVKVSAVNIMAMDYGASFDDDMGQYAIDAATATQGQIKGALELSDEEAWKAVAVTPMIGVNDVKNEIFKVDDASQLVEFAKSKGLAWLSMWSATRDKQCPSPQDTASPTCSSIDQEELAFTKAFGAFNG; encoded by the coding sequence ATGAGCAGCACGCACCGTCGCAAGGCGAGCCGGACCACCAAGGCGATCGGCGCGACCGTCGCCGCCGTCGTGGCCGGCGGCACGGCGTTCGCGCTCAGCGGGGCGGCGAACGCCGGCACCGTCTCCGAGAAGCCCGCCGCGTCCGAGAAGGCCGCGGCGGCGGCGAGCGGCGGCTTCGCCCCGTACATCGACACCTCGCTCTACCCCGCCTACGACATGGTGGGCACCGCCGAGAAGACCGGCGTCAAGCAGTTCAACCTCGCCTTCATCACCTCCGGTGGCGGCTGTACCCCCAAGTGGGGCGGCGTCACCGAGGTCGGCGACAACGAGGTGGCCAAGCAGACCGAGAAGCTGCGGGCGGCCGGCGGCGACGTCCGGGTCTCCTTCGGCGGCGCGTCCGGCTCCGAGCTGGGCCTGGCCTGCACCTCGGCGGACGAGCTCGCCGCGGCCTACGGCAAGGTCGTGGACGCCCTCAAGCTCACCAAGGTCGACTTCGACATCGAGGGCAGCGCGCTCCCGAACAAGGAGGCCAACACCCGCCGCGCCCAGGCCATCGCCAAGCTGCAGCAGAGCAACCCCGACCTGGACGTCTCCTTCACCCTTCCGGTGCTCCCGACCGGCCTCACCCAGGACGGTGTCGACCTCGTCGCCGACGCCAAGAAGAACGGGGTGAAGGTCTCCGCCGTCAACATCATGGCGATGGACTACGGGGCCTCCTTCGACGACGACATGGGCCAGTACGCCATCGACGCCGCCACGGCCACCCAGGGCCAGATCAAGGGCGCCCTCGAGCTGAGCGACGAGGAGGCGTGGAAGGCCGTCGCGGTCACCCCGATGATCGGCGTCAACGACGTCAAGAACGAGATATTCAAGGTCGACGACGCCTCCCAGCTGGTGGAGTTCGCCAAGTCCAAGGGGCTGGCCTGGCTGTCGATGTGGTCCGCGACCCGCGACAAGCAGTGCCCCAGCCCGCAGGACACCGCGTCGCCGACCTGCAGCTCGATCGACCAGGAGGAGCTCGCCTTCACCAAGGCGTTCGGCGCCTTCAACGGCTGA
- a CDS encoding cytochrome b, which yields MRAFPERRQRFRDEGSGRRAPAGKGEALADWFDGRVGLYKMAKANLRKVFPDHWSFLIGEIALYTFVIIILTGVYLTLFFKPAMNEVVYDGRWTPLNGIRMSQAYESTLDISFDVRGGLLMRQVHHWAAIIFIASMLAHMMRTFYNGVFRKPREINWLSGAGLLILGMFDGFMGYSLPDDLLSGTGLRFMEGAILSIPIVGTYLSFFFFGGQFPGTSIVPRLFTVHVLLIPGIMLGLLALHMILLVYHKHTHLPGPGRRNMNIVGPPLWPVYVAKSGGFFFLVFAVTTLMSAIAQINPVWAYGPYRPDQVSTDAQPDWYMGYSEGLIRLMPGWEINLWGHTLVLGVLIPFLIFPTVLLVIWLYPFLEAWITGDRREHHLNQRPRNAPTRTAFGNAWVALYGVLLLGGGNDLIATHFDLSINAITWACRIGFFVVPVVVFIISKRICLGLQRKDRELLLHGRETGIIERLPHGEFVEVHEPLSPEEKYTLTAYEQYEPLELPPTVDEAGVARKLSFMERLRVSLSRSYFGINGQIAKPTKEQVAEHEEHEEPERAEEPQRP from the coding sequence ATGAGAGCATTTCCGGAGCGCCGCCAGAGGTTCCGCGATGAGGGATCCGGTCGGCGCGCGCCCGCCGGAAAAGGCGAGGCCCTCGCCGACTGGTTCGACGGCCGGGTGGGCCTCTACAAGATGGCCAAGGCCAATCTGCGCAAGGTCTTCCCCGACCACTGGTCCTTCCTGATCGGCGAGATCGCCCTCTACACCTTCGTCATCATCATCTTGACCGGCGTCTATCTGACCCTGTTCTTCAAACCGGCCATGAACGAGGTGGTCTACGACGGCCGGTGGACGCCGCTGAACGGCATCCGCATGTCGCAGGCGTACGAGTCCACCCTGGACATCAGCTTCGATGTGCGCGGTGGCCTGCTGATGCGGCAGGTCCACCACTGGGCGGCGATCATCTTCATCGCCAGCATGCTCGCCCATATGATGCGCACGTTCTACAACGGCGTCTTCCGCAAACCGCGCGAGATCAACTGGCTCTCCGGCGCCGGTCTGCTGATTCTCGGGATGTTCGACGGCTTCATGGGCTATTCGCTGCCCGACGATCTGCTGTCCGGCACCGGTCTGCGCTTCATGGAGGGCGCGATCCTGTCGATCCCGATCGTCGGCACCTATCTGTCGTTCTTCTTCTTCGGCGGCCAATTCCCGGGAACCTCGATCGTGCCACGGCTGTTCACCGTGCACGTACTGCTGATTCCGGGCATCATGCTGGGGCTGCTGGCGCTCCATATGATCCTGCTCGTCTATCACAAGCACACGCATCTCCCGGGGCCCGGCAGAAGGAACATGAATATCGTGGGGCCGCCTTTGTGGCCGGTCTATGTGGCCAAGTCCGGCGGTTTCTTCTTCCTGGTCTTCGCCGTCACCACCCTGATGTCGGCCATCGCCCAGATCAACCCGGTGTGGGCCTATGGCCCCTACCGGCCCGACCAGGTGTCCACCGACGCCCAGCCCGACTGGTACATGGGCTATTCGGAGGGGCTGATCCGGCTGATGCCGGGCTGGGAGATCAATCTGTGGGGCCACACCCTGGTGCTCGGGGTGCTGATCCCCTTCCTGATCTTCCCCACGGTGCTGCTGGTGATCTGGCTCTATCCCTTCCTGGAGGCGTGGATCACCGGGGACAGACGCGAGCACCATCTGAACCAGCGCCCGCGCAACGCCCCCACCCGCACCGCCTTCGGCAACGCCTGGGTCGCCCTCTACGGGGTCCTGCTGCTGGGCGGCGGCAACGACCTCATCGCCACCCACTTCGATCTGTCGATCAACGCGATCACCTGGGCCTGCCGGATCGGATTCTTCGTGGTGCCGGTCGTGGTCTTCATCATCTCCAAACGGATCTGTCTCGGCCTCCAGCGCAAGGACCGCGAGCTGCTGCTGCACGGCCGCGAGACCGGCATCATCGAGCGGCTGCCGCACGGCGAGTTCGTCGAAGTGCACGAGCCGCTGTCGCCGGAGGAGAAGTACACGCTGACCGCGTACGAACAGTACGAGCCGCTGGAGCTGCCGCCGACGGTCGACGAGGCCGGAGTCGCCCGCAAGCTCTCCTTCATGGAGAGGCTGCGCGTCTCGCTGTCCCGGAGCTACTTCGGTATCAACGGCCAGATCGCCAAGCCCACGAAGGAGCAGGTGGCGGAGCACGAGGAGCATGAGGAGCCGGAACGGGCCGAGGAGCCCCAGCGTCCCTAG
- a CDS encoding GH1 family beta-glucosidase, whose translation MTLTFPPGFLWGAASAAYQVEGAAQEDGRTPSIWDTFSHTPGKVLAGDTGDVAVDHYHRFREDVRLMAELNLAAYRFSVSWSRVQPTGRGPAVQRGLDFYRSLVDELLGAGIQPVLTLYHWDLPQELENAGGWPERETAERFAEYAGIVAGALGDRVEFWTTLNEPWCSAFLGYGSGVHAPGRTERLAPLRAAHHLNLAHGLGAQALRAALPARAQIAISLNPAVVRPLSDKPGDLDAQRRIDALANRVFTGPLLRGAYPTDLIKDTASITDWSFVRDGDLAVIKHPLDALGINYYTPSLVAAGTDDEGSPARHDGHGASAHSPWPGSEQVAFHQTPGERTEMGWTIDPTGLHDLLMRYTREAPGVPLYITENGAAFDDKPDAEGAVHDPRRIDYLRDHLAVAHQAIADGADLRGYFLWSLMDNFEWGYGYSKRFGAVYVDYQTQGRVPKSSARWYAQVARTGELPAA comes from the coding sequence ATGACCCTTACCTTCCCGCCCGGATTCCTGTGGGGCGCTGCCTCGGCCGCCTACCAGGTCGAGGGCGCCGCCCAGGAGGACGGCCGCACCCCGTCCATCTGGGACACCTTCAGCCACACCCCCGGCAAGGTGCTCGCCGGTGACACCGGTGATGTGGCGGTCGACCACTACCACCGCTTCCGCGAGGACGTCCGGCTGATGGCGGAGCTGAACCTGGCGGCGTACCGCTTCTCGGTGTCCTGGTCACGGGTGCAGCCCACCGGCCGGGGACCGGCCGTGCAGCGCGGGCTCGACTTCTACCGCTCGCTGGTGGACGAGCTGCTGGGCGCGGGCATCCAGCCGGTGCTCACCCTCTACCACTGGGACCTCCCCCAGGAGCTGGAGAACGCCGGCGGGTGGCCGGAGCGCGAGACCGCCGAGCGGTTCGCCGAGTACGCGGGCATCGTGGCGGGGGCGCTCGGCGACCGCGTCGAGTTCTGGACCACCCTCAACGAGCCGTGGTGCAGCGCCTTCCTGGGCTATGGCTCGGGGGTGCACGCCCCGGGCCGCACCGAGCGGCTGGCCCCGCTGCGCGCCGCCCACCATCTGAACCTCGCCCATGGCCTCGGCGCCCAGGCGCTGCGCGCCGCGCTCCCCGCCCGCGCCCAGATCGCCATCAGCCTCAACCCGGCCGTGGTCCGGCCGCTCAGCGACAAGCCCGGGGACCTGGATGCTCAGCGGCGTATCGACGCGCTGGCCAATCGCGTCTTCACCGGGCCGCTGCTGCGCGGGGCGTACCCCACCGACCTGATCAAGGACACCGCCTCGATCACCGACTGGTCGTTCGTCCGGGACGGCGATCTGGCCGTCATCAAGCACCCCCTCGACGCGCTGGGCATCAACTACTACACCCCGTCATTGGTAGCAGCCGGCACCGACGACGAGGGCTCGCCCGCCCGCCACGACGGCCACGGCGCCAGCGCCCACTCCCCCTGGCCGGGCTCGGAGCAGGTGGCCTTCCACCAGACGCCGGGCGAGCGCACCGAGATGGGCTGGACGATCGACCCGACCGGACTGCACGACCTGCTGATGCGCTACACCCGCGAGGCGCCGGGCGTACCGCTGTACATCACCGAGAACGGCGCCGCGTTCGACGACAAGCCGGACGCGGAGGGCGCGGTCCACGACCCGCGGCGGATCGACTACCTCCGGGACCATCTGGCCGTCGCCCACCAGGCCATCGCGGACGGCGCCGATCTGCGCGGCTATTTCCTGTGGTCGCTGATGGACAATTTCGAATGGGGGTACGGCTACAGCAAGCGCTTCGGCGCGGTCTACGTCGACTATCAGACGCAAGGCCGGGTGCCGAAGTCCAGCGCCCGCTGGTATGCCCAGGTGGCCCGCACCGGAGAGCTTCCGGCGGCGTAG